The nucleotide sequence CGCGTCTGTGCCTACTGCTGGATGCCGAATCACTGGCACTTTGTCCTGTGGCCCGCGCGCGACGGCGATTTGTCCGGCTTCATGCAGCGAATGACCAACATGCACACCCAACGCTGGCAACGGGCGAAGCGCCGCGTCGGCTACGGGCACTTGTATCAGGGGCGATTCAAGTCGTTTCCGATCGAGAGCGATGAGCATTTTTATTCGGTGGTTCGCTACGTGGAGCGAAACGCACTGAGGGCCGAATTGGTCGAGCGCGCGGAGCAGTGGCCGTGGGGCAGCCTGCGCGGCGCGGCGGGCGCCGGGCCGGCGCTTTGCGACTGGCCGTTGCCACGCCCGGCCGACTGGATTGAGCGGGTCAATTCGCCGCAGACGGCGGCGGAACTCGAGCGGATTCGCCGCTCGGTCCGTCGCGGCAGCCCCTTCGGCGATGCCGAGTGGAGCGAGCAGGCGGCCGAGCAATTGGGCTTGCAACCAACGCTCCGCCCCCGAGGCCGACCGCGCAAGAAACCGAACTAGGGCACGTTCTCATGTTGCCCATTATATGCGCCTGTCCCCTTTATATCCGCCCATTCTCATCTTGCCCATTATATGCGCCTGTCCCCTTTATATCCGCTGCTGATTCGACATCTTTCGCGGCCGGCGCTATAATGCCGGCCATCTGGCTGCACCGCGAAATTGAACTCGAATTCATGGAGGAATGCGAATGGCCACGGCATCGCAATCTCGCCGCTCGGCTCGCAAGACAACGTCGGCAAAACGCCGGCCGGCTCGCGCGGCGAAGCTCTCGCGGCTGTACAAGCCGGCCGAGATGTCGCTGGAAGCGTGGCAGCGTGAATTGCGGCGGCAGTTTGGCCGCGAGCAGCAGTTCACTTGGCGCAATATCGGGGCCGAACCGGTCTTTTCCGAATTCGAAGTCACCAATCCAGCAAGCAAGAGCACGTATCGCGTGGCCATTCGCGGCACGGAGCCGGGCGATAATTTCTGTTCCTGCGCTGATTTTGCCACCAGCACGCTTGGGACGTGCAAGCATATCGAGTTCGTGCTCGAGCAATTGGCCCGGCGCCGCGGCGGCAAGGCGGCGCTCAGGGCCGGCTTTCGTCCGCCGTATAGCGAGATCTACGTACAATACGGGTCGCGGCGCGAAGTGCGATTTCGCGCCGGCGAAGATTGCCCGACAGAACTGGCCCGGCTCGCCGCGCAATATTTCGACGCCGAGCAGCGGCTGTTGCCCGACGCTTTCGGCCGCTTTGAAACGCTTCTTTCCGCGGCGGGAAAAATCAACCATAAGTTGCGATGCTATGAAGACGTGTTGTCGCTCGTGGCCGAGGTGCGCGATGCGGAGCGCCGCCGCGAGGTGCTGGAGCAGGCATTTCCGCGCGGGACTCGCAGCCCGGCGTTCAAAGACCTGTTGAAAGTGCCGCTCTACGATTATCAGCGCGAGGGAGCGCTGTTTGCCGCGAAGGCCGGCCGGGTGCTGATCGGCGATGAGATGGGGCTTGGCAAGACGATTCAAGCGATCGCGGCCGCGGAGATTCTGGCTCGCTATTGCGGCGTCGAGCGGGTGTTGGTGGTTTGTCCCACGTCGCTCAAGCATCAATGGGAACGCGAAATCGCCAAATTCACCGAGCGGCCGGCAGAAGTAATCGGCGGTTCGCAGTTGCGCCGCCGCGAGCAATTCGCATCGCCGAGTTTTTTTAAAATCACCAACTACGACACCGTCTATCGCGATCTCGAAGCGATCGGCCATTGGTCGCCGGATTTGGTAATCCTCGACGAGGCGCAGCGGATCAAGAACTGGAACACGCGGCTCGCGCGGAGCGTGAAACGGATCGTATCGCCGTATGCCGTGGTGCTGACCGGCACGCCGTTGGAAAACCGGCTCGAAGAGTTGATTTCGATCGTGCAATTCATCGACCGTTTTCGCCTCGGCCCGACGTTCCGCCTGCTCGACGAGCATCAATCGCGCGACGAAGCGGGCCGCGTCGTCGGGTATCGCGGGCTCGATCGCATCGGGCAAACGCTCGCGCCGATTCTGATTCGCCGCCGCAAGAGCGAAGTGCTCGATCAGCTTCCGCCGCGATTGGACAAGAACTTCTTCGTCGGCATGACGGCCGAGCAATTGCAGCACCACGAGGAGAATCGCGAGACGGTGGCCCGCGTCGTCGCCAAATGGCGGCGGCATGGGTTTCTTTCCGAAGCCGATCAGCGGCGGCTGATGATCGGTCTGCAAAACATGCGGATGTCGTGCGACTCGGCCTATCTGCTCGACCAGAAAACCGATTCCGGCCCGAAGGCCGACGAATTGGCCACGCTCTTGGAAGAGCTCTATGAAGGGCCGGAAACGAAGGTGGTCATCTTCAGCCAATGGCTGCGGATGCACGAATTGCTGCGGCGGCGGTTCGAGGAGCGCTCGTGGGACTTCGTGCTGTTTCACGGCGGAGTGCCGGCCAACAAGCGCGGATCGCTGGTGGATCGGTTTCGCAACGACCGCACGTGCCGGGCCTTCTTGGCCACCGATGCCGGCGGCGTCGGCCTGAACTTGCAGCATGCGAACGTCGTGGTGAATGTCGATCTGCCGTGGAATCCCGCCGTGCTCGAACAGCGCATCGGCCGCGTGCATCGGCTCGGGCAACAGCAGCCGGTGAGCGTCGTGAATTACGTCGCCAAGGGAACGATCGAAGAGGGGATGCTTTCGGTGCTGAGCTTCAAGAAATCGCTGTTCGCCGGCGTACTCGATGGGGGCGAGTCGGAGGTCTTTTTGGGCGGCAGCCGCTTGAAGCGATTCATGCAAACGGTCGAAAATGTGTCGAGCCACATCACGGGCCCGACCGCTGCCGAAATGGAAGATTTGCCCGCGACGGCGGCAGCGGCACGCGACGGCGAAACCGCCGAACACGGCCGCAACGGCCCTTCGAGTGAAATGGGCCGGCATGCAAATGGCAAGGGCAACGGCTCGGGGCAGCCCGACCGGCACGGCCGCGGCGATAAGGCGGAAAGTGAAGAATCGCCCAGGCCCACCGCTCTTCTCGCGGGCATAGTCGGCCAATCCAGATCGGAGCCGCTGCTAGGCCTGCTGCAAGGCGGATTGACGTTGCTCGAGCAACTCGCAGTTGCCGCCTCCAATCCACCGACGGCTCGCGTCGCAGCGAATCAAGGCCGATCGCAAACCTCGGCCGGCCTGTTTCAAACCGCCCGCGACGAAGCGACAGGGCAGTCGTATCTGCAAGTGCGATTGCCGGAGCCGGAAGTTCTCGACCGGGCCCTAGCGGCATTCAGCACGCTGTTGAACGGCCTGCGCGCAGGCTGAACAAACCTTGCTGCGAGACAATCGGGTGCAGCCGCAACCGACGTAGCAGGCACACTCCATGTGCCGTCTGCGCTCCGCGGCGCGCCGCACACACAGCAGATCCGTTGCACGCATTGAACGGCAGACGGCACACGGAGTGTGCCTGCTACTTTAGCGGCGGTTCCGCTGCGGTGAGAGCATTGCTCTTCTTCTCGTCGTTGCCACCTTTGTACGACTCGACGCGCACCGTGAACGGGCCGGTTCCCGACACGATCCAGCGCACATAAGCCGCGCCCATGCTCGGCACCGTTTTCAATCGCAGGCTGCTCGGAAAACGCTTTTGCTCCGTGACCGTTTCGAAAAACTGGTCGGTTGCGGTCAGCCCGACGATCACGGTGGCGTGTGGGCAGGAGACGGTTACGAGATCCGGCGGCGTGATGTGATGTTCGATATCGATCGCAGCGTGGGTGGGCAACAGCCGTTCGTTGGAGATGACGGCGGTGACCTGCGTCAGTTTGTCGTCCGGCGATTTTCCACCCGGCGATTTTTCATCGCTCGACGCATCGAGCGGCCGCACGTCGATCGATTGCACCTTCACCAGCGGCATTTGATCGGCGTGGTAGAGCGTGAAGGCCATGTTGCGATGGCACTCTTCTTCGAGCAAGAACGAGGGTGGCTGGCGCCCCCAATTCTTCTTCAGCCCGCCCACTTCGATCATGCCATACACCGGATGCCGCACCGCATGCCACGGCACATAGCCGTCGCCCAATAGCAAGTCGCGATCGAACTGCCGCAAGACCGCCTCGCCGTGTCCGGCGTCGGGTTTTTGGCGGTTGAAATTGAAGGCGGGAAACAATTCATTGGTGAATGCGAAGACGCCCTGCATCATGTACAGCCAATCGAGTTCGGCCCCGTAGCATTCGTAAAGATCCTGGCCGGTCGCGATGTAGCGATAGCCGGGCAGCATCGATTCGCCGCGTTTGCCGAGCACGTCGAAAATCGCGATGTCGGCCGGATCGTATTGATCGATTTTCACGCCGGGTCCGCGCAAAATCATTCCTCCGGCATTGTGATACGACTGGGCGCCGGCGATATTGCGATGGGCCATGATGAAATCGGCCACCATTCGATTTTCGAGAATCGAAAA is from Pirellulales bacterium and encodes:
- a CDS encoding transposase gives rise to the protein MPRIARVAPGGMLFHVLNRSVGRMRLFRTDRDYRAFAGVVEETLRVAPIRVCAYCWMPNHWHFVLWPARDGDLSGFMQRMTNMHTQRWQRAKRRVGYGHLYQGRFKSFPIESDEHFYSVVRYVERNALRAELVERAEQWPWGSLRGAAGAGPALCDWPLPRPADWIERVNSPQTAAELERIRRSVRRGSPFGDAEWSEQAAEQLGLQPTLRPRGRPRKKPN
- a CDS encoding DEAD/DEAH box helicase; this encodes MATASQSRRSARKTTSAKRRPARAAKLSRLYKPAEMSLEAWQRELRRQFGREQQFTWRNIGAEPVFSEFEVTNPASKSTYRVAIRGTEPGDNFCSCADFATSTLGTCKHIEFVLEQLARRRGGKAALRAGFRPPYSEIYVQYGSRREVRFRAGEDCPTELARLAAQYFDAEQRLLPDAFGRFETLLSAAGKINHKLRCYEDVLSLVAEVRDAERRREVLEQAFPRGTRSPAFKDLLKVPLYDYQREGALFAAKAGRVLIGDEMGLGKTIQAIAAAEILARYCGVERVLVVCPTSLKHQWEREIAKFTERPAEVIGGSQLRRREQFASPSFFKITNYDTVYRDLEAIGHWSPDLVILDEAQRIKNWNTRLARSVKRIVSPYAVVLTGTPLENRLEELISIVQFIDRFRLGPTFRLLDEHQSRDEAGRVVGYRGLDRIGQTLAPILIRRRKSEVLDQLPPRLDKNFFVGMTAEQLQHHEENRETVARVVAKWRRHGFLSEADQRRLMIGLQNMRMSCDSAYLLDQKTDSGPKADELATLLEELYEGPETKVVIFSQWLRMHELLRRRFEERSWDFVLFHGGVPANKRGSLVDRFRNDRTCRAFLATDAGGVGLNLQHANVVVNVDLPWNPAVLEQRIGRVHRLGQQQPVSVVNYVAKGTIEEGMLSVLSFKKSLFAGVLDGGESEVFLGGSRLKRFMQTVENVSSHITGPTAAEMEDLPATAAAARDGETAEHGRNGPSSEMGRHANGKGNGSGQPDRHGRGDKAESEESPRPTALLAGIVGQSRSEPLLGLLQGGLTLLEQLAVAASNPPTARVAANQGRSQTSAGLFQTARDEATGQSYLQVRLPEPEVLDRALAAFSTLLNGLRAG
- a CDS encoding M14 family metallopeptidase is translated as MMRERPLEYCFPLLLLVGMLLFALPAHGAEPTPPLARQPADQPDHPPLDDVLPYQPQGATSTPKVDVHWDRYHDYTAATRLLERLAKAFPDRAKLTSLGKSYGNRQMWMLTVTNFKTPAAESDKPAFWIDGGIHANEIQASEVVLYTAWYLLEMYDRSPMVRRLLDERTFYLMPMMSPDSRDAHFYEPNSTHSPRAGQRPIGDARDGAVSESDPRDDLDQDGNITEMRVRDPNGRSKPDPDFPERMIRAQPDEKGSYTLLGSESFDRPGEGKVYRIRREYYDPNRDWAWHWEPYYVQPGAYRYPFSILENRMVADFIMAHRNIAGAQSYHNAGGMILRGPGVKIDQYDPADIAIFDVLGKRGESMLPGYRYIATGQDLYECYGAELDWLYMMQGVFAFTNELFPAFNFNRQKPDAGHGEAVLRQFDRDLLLGDGYVPWHAVRHPVYGMIEVGGLKKNWGRQPPSFLLEEECHRNMAFTLYHADQMPLVKVQSIDVRPLDASSDEKSPGGKSPDDKLTQVTAVISNERLLPTHAAIDIEHHITPPDLVTVSCPHATVIVGLTATDQFFETVTEQKRFPSSLRLKTVPSMGAAYVRWIVSGTGPFTVRVESYKGGNDEKKSNALTAAEPPLK